The Prevotella melaninogenica genome has a segment encoding these proteins:
- a CDS encoding Maf-like protein — MKRIILASNSPRRRELLGGLDLDFEVKVLPDIDESYPDNLPAAEVAGYISREKAAPYRTLIGEGDLVITADTVVIVGDEVLGKPKDAEDARRMLQLISGRTHQVITGVCLLTTDKERAFSVTTDVTFKQLSEDEIAYYIEHYKPFDKAGAYGIQEWIGYVGVTSINGSYFNVMGLPVQRLWEEIKKF; from the coding sequence ATGAAACGTATAATACTTGCGAGTAATTCGCCGCGTCGTCGTGAACTTTTAGGTGGTTTGGACTTGGATTTTGAAGTAAAGGTACTGCCTGATATTGATGAGTCTTATCCTGATAATCTACCTGCTGCTGAAGTGGCTGGCTATATTTCTCGTGAGAAGGCAGCCCCCTATCGTACATTGATAGGGGAGGGCGACCTTGTTATTACGGCTGATACGGTGGTAATTGTTGGAGATGAAGTTCTTGGAAAACCTAAGGATGCAGAGGATGCACGTCGTATGCTTCAGCTTATCAGTGGTAGAACGCATCAGGTTATTACGGGTGTTTGTTTGTTGACAACCGATAAGGAACGCGCTTTCTCAGTGACTACTGATGTGACATTTAAGCAGCTTTCGGAGGATGAAATCGCCTATTACATAGAGCATTATAAGCCTTTCGATAAAGCAGGAGCTTATGGCATTCAAGAATGGATTGGCTATGTTGGTGTTACATCTATTAACGGTAGCTATTTTAATGTTATGGGATTGCCAGTGCAAAGACTGTGGGAAGAAATAAAGAAGTTTTAA